DNA from Acidobacteriota bacterium:
CGCGCGCAGGCTGGGGCCTCGCCTTCCTCCCATTGCCGTGCTGCCGTGGCATTCGGCGCAATGCTGTTGAAAGAGCTTTTTCCCGGCGGCCGGTGCATTGAGATTGTTGACCATAGGGTTCGATTTGGCTCGTGCGCCGGCGGGAACTTTCGCCAGCGCCGCATAGACGGCTCCACTATTCCCTGGCTTGGCAGATTCCGCCCGCTGTGCCAACCCCAACGACCCATTCAGAAGCACCAAAAATGCGATCGCGACATAAGCCATCGCCTTCATTGCCGGCCTCCCAACGCCCGACCCAGCAACTCCCCAAAGCCGGAAAACTCCCGGGAAATACCCCATCGCACAAGCATGCGATGGCTGTTATGGTTCAAACCGAATCCGGTCGAGAGGCGAAGTGTCCAGCCGGATGGCAGATTCCATGCCAAGCACGGGGCAAGGTATTGGGATGTGCCGGTAGTCCCGGCAAGCTGGGTATCGCCGAGCCCCCCGTACATCTCAATGCCGGCGATGAAATTTTCCTGGCAGAAATTGCACTGCTTTGGCGAAGCCGCAAGAGCGAGCGGTCGGCTC
Protein-coding regions in this window:
- a CDS encoding cytochrome c gives rise to the protein MGYFPGVFRLWGVAGSGVGRPAMKAMAYVAIAFLVLLNGSLGLAQRAESAKPGNSGAVYAALAKVPAGARAKSNPMVNNLNAPAAGKKLFQQHCAECHGSTAMGGRRGPSLRAEPILLASPGALFWILSNGVVRRGMPDWSKLPPAERWQIITYLKSLGAASVRPHGGSLEEP